TCTCATATGATTCTCAAAGATGAATTAGTATATTTACAAAGCAGTAGTGCAAGCAGAAAATTACCTTCATTCCCATTTAGAAACTAGGTCATTTTTCATTTGCCTTCCAACGGTTGGGATATGAAATCaccaaaaagggaaaaagaaaattaggcAACAACATAAAAGAACAAACGAAACTTCATGCTCCCATGAGGCCGTGCGTGCGATTTTAGAACTTGGGCCAAATTTCTCAGGAAAGTGTGCATTGGTACAAATTTGGTAAACAAGATTTCAAATTATAACTTTGAAAATTCATGCCAAACACTGTAATTGATTTCAAGTTCGTTCTGATTTGAAGCCAGTTCAAATCCTAGGGTTCCAAACTTCATTCCAGCTGAGCCCATGGCGGATGCTTCCGTCGCTGTTCTTGAAACATTACGACTTAGGGGATGGAATTTCGCCGATTCAGACGAAGTTAAGGCCGTAATCATGATCGGTAGCGCCTTGGCCGATGATCCGAGTTCGGTCGTTGATTCTGTGGAGTCGGAGCTCATAAACATGGATCTCAGGTCCATTGGAGGCAAGTCCTTGTCTGAACCTGCTCTTCTTCGCAAGTCTTCTCGTATTCTCGGCCCAATAGTTCTCCAGGTGAATTGGACTCCTCTTAtgtcttttgtttttgttggtGAAAGGGATGAAGTTGATTTtgtgtttgttcttctttattttgtatTCTTGCGTTTCTTTCGCTGACTAGAAACTCAGGGTAGCTctgttttctctttttctctttctgaAGAAAATTATTTTTACCTATGATTTACTAGTAGATGATTTCAGCTGTTTTAGCAGATATCATCTGTAAAAGACATATCGCGAAGCAGCCTAGATGGTATCTTGAAGGCTTCTAATGGTCGGCGTCTCCTACGGTTCGGTCTCACTGATGGACACTCTGAGCTTACTGCTATAGAGTACTCCCATATACCATTTATTCCTGATGACATTCCTCCTGGCACCAAGGTACATCGGATAATTTCTCCTTGCTTGTTTTTCTAACTACTATATTTTGAACCGTTTAAGTTCTTGGCTTCTTTTTCCTCCTTAACAGTTGAATTTCTTGATAGAAGCCGATTGTCTTGACTAAATCTTTCTTTAAAGTTAAGCTGTAAATATGTATGTGGCTACCCTATGATGCATAAGTCCTTTGGGCATATGGCATCAAGTTGCTTCACGTGGTTCAGACTGACAGCATTTTTACCATTTATCAGCAACCACAAAGAGCCCGGTACTCGTTTGAGATGCAGTGATTACGAACATGTAAAGTTGGGTCAACTATACTATTGAGCTCTTTTTTATGGGAAATGTACATCTAATGTTATTGGATTGAACAACTTTTCATAACTGGAACGTTGAAGGCAGCTAGCAAGTAAGTTAGTAACTGTTAAAAGATAATTGATGGCTGCAGGCCGAAGCATTTATTTGTTTTCCTTAATGAACATGTTTGATGTGGGGTTCCATCCTCATTGACTGAACTTCCAACTTCTTATGGGATGTGGTCGCTGGGTGCTGGAATCTGAAATATGGAAGATCTCTTAATGAGTGGGAGGAGGTAGAATACCTAATTTTAATTCAAGGAATAGGCAAATTCAACCTTCTTTGCATGGTTGGGTATCAATGCAAAGAAGAATTTCATGACATGGAAGAATAGGCAACGTCAAGCGAACTTATGACGTGGAAGAACTTAATGTCCAAAAGGGCAAGATCAACTGTTATGCAGCTTGTTTTGTCTAATATTCTTACTATTTCTCATCCTTATTCTTAATCCCTGATAATGTAGCTAACACAAGTGGGAAAGAAAATTAGGAAATTCCACTGATGAGACTTTAATCAGTgcaattttaatcaaataaataGTCGGAAGTTGAAACAGGCTTCTCTTCCATTGAAATAGGAGGATTGGAGATGGGAAACGTCAAACAGAGAAGTGCTCAATCTTCATTGCCCAATGCTGCTAGAAGAATTTTACATTAGCAGGATGCTTGGTGGTTTAAAATGGTTAGACCGTAGTATAATTTGGAAAAGAATGGGTAGTGGGTGAAGGCAAGGTGGAAAGGAAGTCGAAAGAAAATCCTAGTGTCTGTAATTGCATTAGTAAGGTGGCACAATAGTAATGACTGTCAAGAAATGTGCCTCCATCTTTTATGGAGGAGGGGCCTGTGCATTCCCAAGATTTGTTATTTGATGGTTCCATCTTATTATTTTCGCAATAAAAAATTATGTTGATTCAAAATCAGAGTTGGATCCTCGCCTCTAGCAGAGATTTAAGAAGAGCAAAGTGATGTATTGGTTCCTTTGTCCTCTTGCTCGGCATGTTTACTTGATACATATTTTGGATGCTAAATGTCGGTGGTTAGGTAGTTTTAAGTTCTTCACATGAAAATCCGTTTTTAACCACCTTTCTAGCAGATAAAGAAATCCACCTTTCTAAGTATTGAGTATTGCAACTATTCTTATCTAAGCTAGATTATTTGGAAATCGGTAATGCCTCAAAGCATCAATGTCTTTCATGGGCTGCAACTTTCTTAAGACTAAATGGTAAATACAACTGCAACTTTCTTAAGACTAAATGGTAAATACACCTGTTGAGATTCAAAAGGTGTTTCCACTCCCTAACTGGACCTTTTCTTCTAACTGATATTCTCTTTACAACAATTAGATGAAGGTCTGAATCATTTTCTTCATCCATGGTTTTGCTAACTCCTGCTAGAATAAGCCTTTAACTTCTGACAGGTTCTCCTTCTAACCTTAGAAACTATAGTTCAACTGCTATCCATTAGAATTTTAAAATTCTTTAATCTAATGCCATCAAGTATCAAAACCATCCTATAGGGATTGTGAAAAATGAAGACCTCTTAGTCGTATATTATATAGCTCAATAATGGGAGGAGATGTGAGAGAAAACACCAGTATGATGATACATTTTATTGATATCCAAACGTAATTACAATATTTAATGTACATAGGAAGCAAAAACAGCACTACTAGGATCTCAATCCTTCCCTAATTGAAGCAAAGATAcagtaatcaaatttaaaacaaaagaaaagacaGAACAATGTAACAAGAAAACAAGGAGTGAGATAGTCCTCTTGACTTCACCAAAATTCTGCTCTAACTGTTTCTGCTATCTCCCCATCCTAAATCCCTCTCCAATCCTAACTAACTGTTGGGCCCACCACTATAGTTTCCTCTTTCCGGATTCTCCTCCACATCTCTAACTAACATATCTTGTGCCAACTTCCCTTTATTTCTCCCTTTATTTCTCCTATTATATGTGAATAATGTTGGTGGTTTAACATTACTCTACTCCTCAAAATCCACCTTGTCCTTAAGGTGGAAGTCAGGAAACTGATGTTTGAAGTCATTACAGTTTTCCCACGTGGCCTCATGGGGTGGTAACCTTTTCCAACTTATCCGTACCTCCCAATCCTTTGTGTTAGGATTCTTTCTGTACCCGTATACTTCATCTGGTTGTGTCATCCATTTATGGTTTTTTGTTAGCTAAGAATCAAGCTGTTGTAATCGAGTATGATCCCCTAATACCCTCTTCAGCTGGGAAACATGGAAAACTGGATGAGTAGCTGCTGTACTGGGCAATTCCAGCTTATATGCTACTGGACCTATCTTTTCTAACACTCTGTAAGGACCAAAGTATTTTGAGGATAGTTTTTCGTTGTGCTTCCTTTGCAGTGATAGTTGTTTATATGGTCTGAGTTTTAGGAAAACCATATCATCAATTTGGAATTCAACTACTCTCCTCTTCAAATCCGCctgtttcttcattttctcttggTCTATGCGTAAGTGTTCCTTTAAATAGAATTGGGTGTTTCCATATCTCCATAATAGAGCAAAAGAGGTGGAAGCCTTCCATAAATAGCATGGAACGATGTAATGCCAATTGAGCTATTGTAGGTGGTATTATACCAATATTCAGCCCTGCGTAGCCAATTTGTCCACTCCTTTGGTCTTTCCCACAAAAGCACTGGAGATAAGCTTCTACCCCTCTGTTAACCACCTCTGTTTGACCATCGGTTTGCGGATGATATGCTAAGCTTCTATGGAGTTTTGTGCCTGCTAACTTAAATAGTTAATTCCAAAAGTTATTAACAAACACCCTGTCTCGATCAGAAACAATAGATCTTGGGTATCCGTGTAACCTAACAATTTCCTTCACAAAGAGTTCAATAACAAATTTAGCAATATAGGGGTGTTTGAGTGCCATGAAGTGTGCGTATTCACTCATCCTATCTACCACTACAAATATAACTTCAAAACCAGGAGACTTAGGTAATCCATCCATGAAATCCATAGATATATCACATATGGTATCCGGTATTTCTAAGGGAGTTAGCAATCCAGCTGGCGACAAAGCTAGTGTTTTATTCTTTTGACAAATCAAACACTCTTCACAGTACTTCTTTATATCCTTCTTCATACCAACCCAATACAGTTCTCCAATAATTCTTTTATAGGTTCTCAAGAATCCAGAATGTCCACCAAATACTGAATCATGATAGGTATGTAAAATGGTAGGTAATAAAGAGGAATTCTTGGAAATTACTAACCTCCCTTTGAATTGCAATACTCCTTGGTGCATTGTGAAATTTGGAAACTTCTCTGGATCTTGCTCAACTATACTTCTAATCTCCTTCAATTTTGGGTCATTCTCAGCCTCTTATTGTATTTTGGCCAAATCAATGAGGGCAGGAGCTGAAAGTTGGTTCAGATGGACTGTAAGTGGCAGCCCCCTAGATAGTGCATCGGTAGCTTTGTTTTCTAACCTTGGTTTATAAACCACTTCAAAAGAGTATCCAAGCAACTTAGCAATCCATTTCTGATCTTGTGGTTGGATGACATGCTGTTCTAGCAAGAACTTCAGTGACCTCTGATCAATTTTCACAATGAACTTGCGGCCCAAAAGATATGGCCTCCATCTCTGCACTTTAAATACTATAACTATCAATTCCCTCTCATATACCGGTCTGGCCTTGTCCCTCATGCTTAAAGTTCGACTAAAATAGGCAATAGGTCGTTTAGCTTGAGTTAACACAACCTCCACTCCATAGCCAGATGCATCCGTTTCAATTTCAAAAGGCAAATTGAAATCTGGCATTGCTAACACGGGCAAGGTCATTATAGCTGTCTTTAGCTTTTCAAAGGAAGCTTTGGCTTCTTCATTCCACTTGAAACTCCCATTCTTCAACAGCTGAGTAAGGGGTCTTACTATGCTACCATAATTTTGTACAAATCCACCTAATACCCAGTCAAACCCAAAAATCGTCTTACCTCACGTACATTGGTTGGAGCAGGTCATTCTCTAATAGCCCTAATCTTCTTGGGATCCACTTCTACTCCTTTTTCAAAGATAACATGCCCTAAATAGTTCACTCTTTCCTTAGCCAAACTGCACTTGCCCATATTAGCATACAACTCATTTGCCCTCAGAATTTCCAGCACCAATTCCAAGTGTTGTATATGTTCTTCCAATTCCTTGGTGTATACTATgatttcatcaaagaaaactAGTACAAACCTCCTCATATATGGCCTGAAAATTGCATTCATTAAGGCTTGGAAAGTAGAAGGTACATTAGTCAAACTAAAAGGCATGACTAGGAATTCATAATGCCCTTCATGAGTGCGAAAGACGGCAATGTTTTTTTATGTGCATAGCGATAAGGCCTCACATTGATTGGGTTAGCTCTATCCCTCTCTTGGGTGGCAATGTTTCTGGCCATTCAAACACATCTGAAAATTTATTTGACAATGGAGGGATGAAATTATCTATAGTTGTTTCAAATTCCTCTTCATAAAAGGTTGCCACTGGTACCTTCCCTTCAATAGCTTGACATTCCACCAAAAATCCTTGGTCTTCCCCTTCCCAAGTTTTCATCATGCTCTTCAAACTCACTCGCTTCTTAGTGAGGCTTGGATCCCCACGAATTATGACCTTTCTTCCTCCGTGCTAAAAGGACATCACCAAGTGCTTCCAATCCACTTCAGTCACTCCAAGAGAATGCATTCACTGCATACCAAGTATGACATCAACACCACCCAGCTCAAGTGGCAAGAAGCTGTCCACTACTTTCCAATCGTCCAACAATACCTCTACTTTCCCACAAATTCCTTTTCCATTAATGGCTGCTCCTGAACCCAGAATCACACCATAATTGGTTGTAGCTTTCAATGGTAGATTCAGGTTGGTTACCAATTTTTCAGATATAAAGTTGTGGGTAGCCCCACAGCTAGTTAGCACCCCCACATCCTCATCCTTCACCTTCATAGTTCTAGGATTGGTCAACCCCACCACCGAATTAATGGATATCTCTATGTTCAAATTCTCCATTGTTCCTACCTTAATAACTTTCTCATCCACCACTTCTTCTCCTCCATCTTCCTCTATTATCTCAAACTCTTCTCCACTCTTCCGTACTACCAGAATTCTTAACTCTTTGTGTTCTTTAGCTTTACAACGATGGCCAGCAAGATATTTCTTTTCACACTTAAAACATAACCCCTTTTCCCTCTTAGCCTAAAATTTAGCATCTGTCAAACGCTTGGAAGGTCCTTCTCTTCGGTTATCCGCCACCGTGACTCCTTTGAGTGTGACTGTTTTCATTGGAGTATTTCCACTGGTCGTGGCTGCCATTGCTTTGGTCTCAGTCCCTTCCTTTGTCTTAGGCAGATTATACTGGAACTTACTTCCATACACACTGATTAACCCACATTCCTTCCTCACTCTCTCTGTTCTGAATCTTAAGAGCCAGCTTCATCATTTGGGCTAACCCTCGTGGTTCCAGAACATCAACTTTGGTCTTCAACCATGGGCTGAGCCCATTCATGAAAGTCTCCTCAAGCACCACCGTTTGTAAGAATGCTATCAGAGCTAGATATTTGTCAAATCTATTCCGATACTCCTCCATCATGCTCTCTTGTTTGACCGTAAAAAACCTGTCCACCAACGTACCATCCCTGATCGTTTGAAACCTTCTTAACATCTTTTGCTTCAAATCATCCCAGCTCGTGAAAGATTCACGCTCATTCTGAGATCGATACCAGCCGAGAGCCGGACCATCAAAGCTAATAATAACCACTGACATCTTCTCTGATTTGGTTAGGTTGTGAATCTTGAAATAACGGTCTGCTCGAAACAACCATGAGTCAGGGTCTGTTCCATTGAAGATCGGCATTTTTACCTTCTTAAACTTGCTCCTAGTGCCTTATCATCCTCACTCTTCCGTTCTCCCTTCAATTCCCCAGCCAACACTTTTATTGTAAAGTCGCTTCCCATTCCCCCACTCGGAGATCCTTCCAATTCAATCGTTGTAACTGCCTTCTCTCGAATGATTCCTTCGATGTATTTCAAGATTGCTTGCTGTTGTGTTTGTTGTTTCTCCATTTGTGCATTTATATTTTCAATACTCTTCGAAATCAAGGACATATTCTCCTCCATTACGGGTAGCTTCTTCAACTCTGTTCGCATTTCCCTAATTTTCTGTTCCACAAAATCCTACCATTTTTCGCTTTTCTTGGCCATCGTCTTACGCTTTCCTAGATTCtaatgctctgataccaaattgATAGAACACCAGTATGGTGATTCTACTTTTATTGATATCCAAACGTAATTATAATATTCGATGTAAACAGAAAGCAAAAACAACACTACTAGGATCTCAATCCTTCCCTAACTGAAGCAAAGATAcagtaatcaaatttaaaacaaaataaaagacaGAACAATGTAACAAGAAAACAAGGAAAATTCAGAACCAATGTACTACTACTCTTGTCTCTCAAGGAGTGAGATAGTCCTCTTGACTTCGCCAAAATTCTGCACAAACTATTTCTGCTATCTCCTCGGCCTAAATTCCTCTCCAATCCCAACTAACTATTGTGCCCACCACTATAGTTTCCTCTTTCTGAATTCTCCTCCACATCTCTAACTAACATATCCTGTGCCAACTTCCCCTTATTTTTCCTATTATTTCTCCTATTATATGTGAATAATATTGGTGGTTTAAAAGTTTCCTATTTGGTTTTTACAATGATGTTTTACAAAGAAAAACCCAAACAGGTATATTTCTGTAACTGCTGTCGTTCTTGTACGACAGTTCGACAGATGGAGAAGCAGCATTCCACTTGTTCTTGGACGCCCCAGTTCGACAGATGGAGAAGCAGCATTCCACTTGTTCTTGGACGCCCCATTTTCTCTTAGAGGAGCCGGGCCTATTGGTGTTTCTGTGCTAGCTATAGTTCAAGAAGCAAGCCAAGGTTCTCTAGTGATCCATTTAATTGATCCACTTATGAAAGTTGGTTTTAATTGATACAATAATCAGCTTGGGTTTTAATTGATATGACCTCTTTCTCCCTTTTCTTGTAAAAGTGTTTAAGACCTAAGCTTACTGAAGTTCGCAAAATTTTTGCCTGTCTCTGTTTTTTACTTGACTCCATGATATGAAAAAGGACCACTTTATTAAAATGTCTTTTAACGTGCAGCTTTCTGGTTGCAGATTCGTTTGGAAAATAAAGCTCCAGTGCATAGTGGAATAGCATGTTTAGGTCCAAAAGGGTTATCGGTGCTTGGAGGTGTAGTTCCAACACTTTATGAAGAATGGAAAATGAACCAAAAATACTCCGGTTTATCCCGTGCATCCATAAGATTGTCACAGGGAGGAGATATTGATGGTCCACCACCATTTGAGAAGTTGCAAGTTGGAGTGCCTTCACAAAAACTTGGTCggaaaggaaaattttcatgtCAGTATTTCAGCTTAAGGGCCTATATTCTTGTACTACTTTTATTTCTGTTGTATTGCTTATTGCGACTGTTGCTTAAATTAGTCTTTGCTTTCTTCAttaaaaaattatcatttaGAGTGCAAGTTTCGGGACTTGGGTTGCTAGCGATCCTTAATGCATATTTTAGGTACTACATCTTTCCATGTTAGATTTTCAGCACCAGATGGGTGAAAGGTGGCGATCTTTATTAAGAAGAAATCAGTTCATACAAGCATAAACCCTAGAGTTCGATCTCTGCTGATCAACTCTGATGGAAGAAGAATATGGGTTAATTGGGTTCTCAGTTAATATTCTAAGTTAATTTACTTTTTACTCCCacttgtaatagaactctaTAAGTAGGAGTACTCAATACAGGTGGAGgtgaaaagaaaattaactAATTACTCAATTACCCCCTATTCTTCCAACACCAAACTCTCCCCTAACCGCTCCCTCTCCATATGGTTTCCCTTTCCCCAAACTCTAACTAACTGCCCTCCCTTTTTACTGAAGCTTATGTTGTACCCCTCCCTTCTCTCATTCCATGTGGTCCCTTTCTACGACAACTCCTTTTCCCATTCTACTCTTATTCTTCCTTTGATATTGATACACAATTGGAGGCTTAACATTACGTCCACCTTCGAAACTGTTTCTAAAAGTCACCGATAGCCTCCCAGGTTGCATCATGTGCCTGTAAGTCTTTCCATCCAATCAGTGCTTCCCAACCACCCGTTGTTGGATTCCTACGGTAACCAAATTCCTCTTATGGTTCAGTCACCCATTCAAACTTCTTCGAAGATGTAGATAATGCTGGTTGCACCACCTTCTGCTCTCCTAAAGCTTTCTTCAACTGAGAAACATGAAACATAAGGTGAATTGAAGCAGCCTCAGCAATGCCAATCGATAAGCTAACTTACCCACTTGAGCTTCAACACGGTAAGGCCCAAAATACTTGGGAGACAACTTCTAATTCCTCCGTGTTATCACCAAAGACTGCCAATAAGATTGAAGCTTCAAATAAACCCAATCACCTTCTGCAAATTCAACTTCCCTCCCATTTCAATTGACAAACTTCTTTATCTTCTCTTGAGCTGCACGCAAATGTTCTTTCAACATACCCAAAATTAAGTCCCTTTCTTGCAACTGCTGATCCAAAGTTGAATTAGATGCTTGATCACCATAAGCAATTAGTTCTGGTGGAAGGTAACCATAATCTGCTTGGAACGATACATTTTCAAAGCAGTTTGAATGGGTGACTGAGCCACAAGAAGTGCTTGCTTATCACAAAAATTCAGCAACTGGTGGTTGGGAGAGATTGATTGGTTGGAAAGTGGTGTTGAACATCCTAGATTCTTGGGTTCTTGATGTTTCTTTAACTCTTTCCTAGGTTTCTTGATTTTAGTTGAGGTTTAttattcttgtttcttgttcaaaagaaagttagttaaaaaaaataaccaaCTCATAACTAAATCTTGTTTAGCTTTCGGCCTATAAAAGGCTCCATATTCATTAATAAAATCATCTTGAGGtattattcataaaaaaaacTCTCCATGCTTTGCATCAAAAAGGCTTACTGATACATGATGCCACTTGGGAGATTATTGATGGCTTTCAGCAACAGTTTCCTGCTTTTTTCCTTGTGGACAAGGTGGTTTTGGAGGGGGAGTTCAACCATTGTACTTCAGAACGATACAAACAATTGTAAGACATGGATAGAAAATGAGCTAATTTTAGAAAACGGAAAACGAAATGGTTACCAAACGGGACCTAAAGAAACACGTTGGTTCAACAGAGGAATAAGGGTAGGATGGAAAAATTGAATGTAGGGTACCACGGGAAATGAGTGAGAGGAGAAGTATATAAGTTCCTGTTAAATGAGAGTAAAGTTAGTTAGAGTTTGGGAAAGGAAACTATCTCGTGAGAGAGGTTAGGGGAGAGAATTATCTGAGATTGTACTCTAGGGTTGAACATTGTACGGTCTATTTTCTTCTTAATAAAGATCTATACCTTTCATATTCACACTATGAAATTTTGGACCATCTTATGATTGTGTGTGTGTGAGTTTTTTGGTTTGCTTAATGTGTCATGTGTACAGAGACATTGATAAATTTATTCTTTGTTACTGcacattttatttttaagttctTTGATTCAAATAATGAAGAGAGTAGTTACAGATCAACAGGAGTCATCTTCAAAGAGCAATAGGCCTTCTGCCGATTCAGGAAATGTTGAAGGTAAATCGACTATACAGCAACAAAGCACAGACGTGAAAGCTACCAATTCTGTCAATTCTGTTTCCCATTTAGAAAAGGCTGAGGAAAAACCAAGCAGCTCTGAAACAAGACCAAAGGAAGGTAAAATATGACATATTTAGAAAAGGTTCAAATTGTACATACATGGATATCGTTTTAGAAACACAGACCTATTAGGTTAAATTTATTTAGAGATCCTTCTATCTCATAGTTCCGATAATTTTGTTTTCAGATCTGTAAATTACACTCATTGAACCAACGTGTTTCTTTAGGTCTCGTTTGGTAACCATTTCGTTTTCCGTTTTCTAAAATTAGCTCATTTTCTATCCATGTCTTACAATTGTTTGTATCGTTCTGAAGTACAATGGTTGAATTCTTagctaaattacaaaaataaaaataactttttgaAAGCTACttgttttagttttcaaattttggcttagtttttaaaatcatcaataaatagtagataacaaagaaagaaagtagAAAGTTGAAGGTGAAAGTAgtgtttataaacttaattttcataaaaaaaaagaaattagaaatggTTACCAAACGGGGCATTAGTAAAACCATAATAATTCATCTTCTTATGTTTCCTCTAGTTGTGGAAGCTGTTCCTGTCCAAAATCAGGCTGCCTCTCAGAAACTACTTTACAAAATGAGTCGACCAAGTGGAAACCGTCCGCCTTTCAAGAATAGAAACCACAGGGGGAAGGGCAGAATGGAAGATCAGGAGGTCTATACTCTAGAAGAGTATGAAAGGAGAAAATCAGGGACCAGTCAATTACCAAAAGAGACATCTTCATATACGAATCATGATGAAGAACTTGCACGGCAacttcaaaataaatttgatttggaAGACTTTCATGTTAGTTTCAGTCTGTTTTCCAATGCATATGCTTCTGATATAACATTTTGCTATTATTTTCATTAAATGTTTAATATGGCTGCAATAACTTGTTTAGGTACAAGACAGTACAAGCAGAACAAACGTGGAAGATATAAGAATGAGCATGTTCAACTTCGAAAGGGATACGTATACACCACATGGTAGTGGGAGAGGGAGGGGAGGAGGAGGACGAGGGAGAAGAGGAAGAGGACGAGGATGGGGAAGAGGAAGGCATTATTGAATGGTTACATCTTCATTTTGCATTAAAATGTTTTATCTACAATTATGAATTTTTCATGTTTTATGCTTAGTTCTATTTAGGATTGGCTCAAACTTATTTTGAGCATTTTGTTACCAAGTTTTGGCTTAGGTTTAGTGGGTTGGTGTATAGCCATACTTTTTATTGAATTACATTCCTTGGATCCCTAAACTATGGTTTTATGAActccatttttgtttttgtagaTACGCAAATGAAAGCTTGTGAGTGATGAGATACAACCTTATTTGGTAAATACAAAATTTTGTGTTGGCATGCATTTCTATGCTATTATTGAAGATTTAGGGTGGGCTTAAAATACATTTTCacttgtttaatttaaaaataagttacAGTAGAAAAAAACTGAAGTGACctttataatgtattttaattagatttatcaAGAATTTGAATAAAAGTACGTTACTTAAAATCATTTTTCCTCTAGTTAATCTAAATGGGTT
The sequence above is drawn from the Cucumis melo cultivar AY chromosome 2, USDA_Cmelo_AY_1.0, whole genome shotgun sequence genome and encodes:
- the LOC103501529 gene encoding uncharacterized protein LOC103501529 isoform X1, whose product is MADASVAVLETLRLRGWNFADSDEVKAVIMIGSALADDPSSVVDSVESELINMDLRSIGGKSLSEPALLRKSSRILGPIVLQISSVKDISRSSLDGILKASNGRRLLRFGLTDGHSELTAIEYSHIPFIPDDIPPGTKFDRWRSSIPLVLGRPSSTDGEAAFHLFLDAPFSLRGAGPIGVSVLAIVQEASQAFWLQIRLENKAPVHSGIACLGPKGLSVLGGVVPTLYEEWKMNQKYSGLSRASIRLSQGGDIDGPPPFEKLQVGVPSQKLGRKGKFSYQQESSSKSNRPSADSGNVEGKSTIQQQSTDVKATNSVNSVSHLEKAEEKPSSSETRPKEVVEAVPVQNQAASQKLLYKMSRPSGNRPPFKNRNHRGKGRMEDQEVYTLEEYERRKSGTSQLPKETSSYTNHDEELARQLQNKFDLEDFHVQDSTSRTNVEDIRMSMFNFERDTYTPHGSGRGRGGGGRGRRGRGRGWGRGRHY
- the LOC103501529 gene encoding uncharacterized protein LOC103501529 isoform X2, producing MADASVAVLETLRLRGWNFADSDEVKAVIMIGSALADDPSSVVDSVESELINMDLRSIGGKSLSEPALLRKSSRILGPIVLQISSVKDISRSSLDGILKASNGRRLLRFGLTDGHSELTAIEYSHIPFIPDDIPPGTKIRLENKAPVHSGIACLGPKGLSVLGGVVPTLYEEWKMNQKYSGLSRASIRLSQGGDIDGPPPFEKLQVGVPSQKLGRKGKFSYQQESSSKSNRPSADSGNVEGKSTIQQQSTDVKATNSVNSVSHLEKAEEKPSSSETRPKEVVEAVPVQNQAASQKLLYKMSRPSGNRPPFKNRNHRGKGRMEDQEVYTLEEYERRKSGTSQLPKETSSYTNHDEELARQLQNKFDLEDFHVQDSTSRTNVEDIRMSMFNFERDTYTPHGSGRGRGGGGRGRRGRGRGWGRGRHY